The nucleotide sequence ttatttggatctgcaccaaatttcacactctTAAAAATCAGTCCCTGAATCATTCACAAATATCCATCAATTTTTCTGAGAAATAagcaaacatttttgaaaacacCATCTCATGCAatgtcaaaggaaaaaagaattcTGGAGCCTCTTGATCCAGATCTGTACGAAGATTTAATGAGTTCATCTCTGACCCACATCACCAATATAGATGTGTCATCGTCCTAACTATTAAACAAAGGCAGAGGAAAACTTTGGAGCTGATGTGTTTGTGGTAAGTCAAGTCTGCTGTGACCTGGGTTTGATAACTTCGATAGCAGTAACAAAGGCCTCACCAACTTCAACACTGAACTTAAATGAGTGTTACTGATTACACTGGTATGTGTATGTTTATTACCTCAACTGATTAACAAGGACGAATGTTGGAGCACTTTTGAGACCTCACACTTTCACCACAATGAGCGcaagtaagtgtgtgtggtCATTCAGGCCTACAGACTGATTTGTGCTGCTATATCTGATAAAGTAAACAGTTCAAATTGATGAATGGTGTATAAACTCTAGAACAGCAGTGTTGAGATCAGATACAAGAACTGGAAACAATCAAATCATTACAAGAGACATGAAAAATATCTGTGATGTGTCACACAGTGGAATATTAGGTGATTTATTGCTTCACCTTGAAACCattcaaatgtgaaattaaaagaaactgGATCTAAGGGCTTTAACTACTTAGATAAATAGTTGTGTGCACGTTAAGCTCAGATAGAGACGccagtgagaaaataaatacaatttagtCCAATTCTAGTAGTGGATGCCACAAACAGTAAGAGTTTGTACTGTGTTCGTGCAGTAGGTGGCAGTGTGCACCAGCTTTTGTGCTGGATTTAGACCATGCATCAGGTTTTCTCTGCTGTACAACTATTAATgtaactgtttattttaataaggTTGATCTGTTATGATTGAAAATACTGACTGTTTCTGTTGTTACCACAGATAGTGTCACCTGGAAAGTTAAAAACGTAACTCATTGACATAAAGAAGTTATGTCTTTTTGAAAGGATGTGAATATGAAGACTTTACTACAATAAAGTTAATGGTTGATTAAACTAgcaattaaatattattattcatattattaattaataagaTGATTCGATCAGTAAAAAGATATTCTGGGTATTTTGCTTAtacacatatgtgtgtgtgtgtttgtttttgcctgCCATGGTGttgcagcactgtgtgtgtgtgtgtgtgtgtgtgtgtgtgtgtgtgtgcgtgcgtgcgtgcgtgtgtgtgtgtagcacttGGTGTGTGCTGTTTAATCAGTGGAGGCTGAATGGCTGGCTGGTTATGTGACAAATAGGTTATCTCATCCCACCTCAGTACTTTACCCAATATTTACACGAATTAGGACGAGTTTACAGAGATAGGGGCCAGCAGCTGACAGGAtgaagtgtctgtgtgtgtgtgtgtgtgtctgtgtgtgagatcagcACTGAGGAGTCCTACTATGAATCAGTCCAATGATTATGTTTAATTTGGTGAATCAattgaattttctttatttagaaAAGTCGaggatgagaaaaataaaaaagagaagctAAATGAGGAGAAATGCATAATAATAATCCTGGAATGGATCAATCTACAGAGGTCGTCTTTCAACACCTTCATAACCCTGTAGGCCTGAGGTCAGGGAATTCAGACGCAGGTCTTATCAGGGCAGAGTAATAAGTATCCAACAACCTGAGGAGATAAAACCAGGAAaaacagatggaaaaataaaatgcaatcaATCAATGAGTGAGTTGGCAGCCAAAGCCCTTGGTATTGATCGGTTAGGCCTAGATTTCGCTTGGAGTATTTAGATAAGGGACATTTTTatctttacatttttgtatATTCCCACAGCTTTTATCACTGTTTAATATATTAACTGAGCTGCACAGGGGGATTTGTACTTTGCTGCTTTTcccaataaaacacacatttaacaatttaaccatgaaagatttaaaacaatcCTACCACAGCTGTGTGGCCTCATCTGATCAGTTTTTAAGAATATATCCTGGCTATGCATCTACAGTAGGTCCTTTGTGTGTGCGTTCTCACAGATACACCAGAGTGTCATGTGTGGCACTGACTCATGGAAGTTACTGATTGAAGGAACAAAAAGtcaacagagaaggagagaaagagagagagagagaatgcaagcggagagggaggagggcagAGAGACGAGGCCTGTGGATAAAAGCTGTGGAGCACTATGAACTCCTTAATCACACACGTTTGACAGACACAGATTGAGTCTGTCAGCTCAGCCAGCACATCGGAGCAGCTGTATCGACTCGGGCTGTTACATAttaaccacacacacgcacgcacacgcacacacccacgcacacacacagggtagATAATTAGATATGGACACAGACTTCTAGCACCATAGACACAAAAGGAGTCGAGCATGATAtgaatttttacatttattaccCTTCATAATGCACCTACATCGAATtctacaaatacattttccctcACTTATCTCTAAAGATTCAGTCACATGCCGTGGTTTCTTGTGACAATCGTTTGACATCTGTTGCTGAGATTTACAATAGAGATTAATGGGATCGTTTTCGTGGGTTGAAATCTCTCAACAGGAAAGAGACTCTCCAGAAAAAGTGATCTGTGGTCAGTGGATCAAATGGAATGAATTAGATATTGctgttcttttaatttgaattgaTTGTTCTTTATCTCGTGAGAcactaaagtaaaagtattgGTTAGGAAACAGATTAAAAGAAAACGATAAAGGTAAAAGTGTTATAATATCCTGATTTATGAGATGATTTTTTACGATGGATGTATTAATGTTATTAGAATTTCAGTGTTGTAATTTCAGTGTAATTTTGGGGTGTTTGTGACccgtaatgttttttttagtattttattaaATCACTGTGGGTTTTTTACTAAATCAtaatttaaaatttgaataGTCTGCTTAAATACTGTGAGGACTCATGACATTCAATTAATTTCCATTGTACTGGGGTGAAGTCCCAGAAGGgctaggtaaaaaaaaaaaaaaaaagttctcctTATCTCCTTCATGCTCTCCAGAAGAAAAAAGACCTTCACTGGTCATGACAATGATATTTGTGACTGTGGTGCAAGTGTGCAAaggtgtgacagtgtgtgttgacatgatgtgtgtgtgtgtgtgtgtgtgtgtgtgtgtgtgtgtgtgtgtgtgtgtgtgtgtgtgtgtttgggataGGCCTGAGGGTTTGACAAAGGCACAAGGAAATCCCACCTCAGGCCAAACAGAGTGCAtgctgtatctctgtgtgtgataGGTGCGGTGATAGAGTCTGTGTGGTTATCAGAGATGGGGGAGGCATGGTCATATATGTGGATATTGGGCCAGCTGTATTGATCCCGGCCCTgacagcagaagaggaggaggcggaggaggaggtgagggcgACTGGACGAGAAAAGGAGGAGGCTGATAACAGTGTCAACTGACCCAGGCATGTTCACCTGAAGCATGGGAGGGCACCGCGTTAACGCCCAACAGGCTCTCAATAGGCCTCATTCACAAAAAAGTCAGTCAAAGGTTTCATGTGAGAGCATGGCACGGGCACAGGGGTCATCTCCAGTGTTGACACAAGCAGATAGTGTCACCGGATTGTTAGTGCactctgaatttttttttgttattcaaaGCACGAATAGTTAATCTATTTTATCTTCCAAATAAAATtcctaaacaaaacaaatgcatctTGACCAACTTTAATACCCCCAGCCCAGATGGCAAATTTGATTTGGTCCAGAATTGGCCGACATCCCACACATTCCACATCTGTTTCGCTCTTGTTCCACATCTGGGCCACAAAAAAGCAATATAGCAATACCACATGTCAATCAAAGGTGGCCTGAATTTGCTTTGTGTtatttgggccatattcacTATTCACCACATGGACTGTtttaggttcacatccagattacaacTTAAGAGAACAGCATGTTTAAGGCCCTCGTTTGATTTGGGATATTTGGGTCATATTTGCTATTATACGTGAAGGCAAAATTATGCTTCCTCCATTTTTGTTCAGGCCACAAGAAGTAGGCACACATTGGTGTGATATCTAGGGGGGTGTTTCTGCCACAGGCTTATTTGGACTAGTTTAGGCAGAAGCTTACGGTGACTAATAGTGAATCATTTAAGCTACATTCAGCAAActttaaatagaaacaaacactgctaattcagtctgtttgttttgtcgaCTCAGTCTCCTCCAGTTATTGTGCAGCTGCTACAAAGTGTTTTAGCATTTAACAGTTTGTCATAAGCTTAAACACTTAAATGTCTGCTTCAATAGCATTTGGATCTACTGTCCTATTATCTACTTTGGACAGCAGATTTATTTATAACCCGTAGCTTAAGGTGGCCATAACAGGGACTAGTGTAGGCTAAAGGTAGCTACCTTAAATAGATACAGACACTGATAAttagatttatttcttttgtcgACTTAATGCCCTCTAGTTGTGTAACTGTCAGCATGTAAACTGCTACTATCCATTTTCAAAGAACTTAGACTTAACTTAGGTGGTCTACCTTCAGATAAAGGTGGTCTAGGTTAGATAAAGGTGGTCTAAAATAGATCAAGGTGGTCTAACTGTAGAATGAGATTATGAAAACGTTTCTTAACAGTGGCTATTCAGGCATACAtacaaaatgtatgtaaaatgcTACGCCAATGCAACAGTAGCACAAGTGGAGAATGCTAAGCCTCTAATAGTTGTTATATATAGACtatacaaagatggatgaccTCCTCATGTTGGGACATGGGCCTTACTAAAAAGTCAGAGAAGACATCACATACATTTCTCACAAAGATGCTTCCTGTGACATTACTGTTCGTCTAAGTTATTTGATCTATCCTCCAATCGCTATTTCGCAGACTCTAGCTCAAAATGCACAATGTGGCAGCGTTCATTTCTGGgatattctggcttcatttctgggtaAAGGGCGGAGgtggagatgtgtcatccatctacAGTCTATAATATGGAAACACTGCATATATTAGAAAAAGGCTGGTCGTATCCAATAAGACCAATAAAGCTGTAGGATCTTTTTATAGTGAACTGAGCAACTGTCTATTTTATTGCCTATGACTTTACTTTTTACTCCTTAGTTTTGCTTTAAAGGTCTGTTAGAGGTTGATTTAGTTTCAGCTTTGTGTGGCACAAAGGGCCTCAGTGAAGACTAATTTCTGACAACAATAAATCTCACCTATCAGAGAGCAATATTGGAGGGTTGATAAGATTAGGATTAGAGCAGTAaattcaatgtgtgtgtgcgtgattgATGGAGACAGACAGTCGCCTCTCTCCTCGCTCGCGGGCCGCACACAGGGCAGATCGGCCGATAGGGAAGCACACACTGCCAGGAGCCTGTATGACATTTTTAAAGCCTGTATCAATAAACATGAGGGTAGGAGTCATGAACGTTTATAATGCTTGATATCAATGGGATCACTATTAAACTCAGTGGCTTAAATAATTTTCTAGCAACTGTTGGATCAGCTGCACAGCTGAGGGACTGCTGAACACGGCCCATGAAACAGACACATGGTTTTCTAAGcgtgtaaatgttttaatataacTTGTTATTCTTGTAAAAAGGATTTTACATTTTCCAGTTGCAGTGAGATAGGACACCCCTCTTCTTTCCTCCCCATTGGTACATCCCAATAAGGTAAATAGAGCACAGGTGAGCTGCAGGTCAGTAAGTATCCTGCCCCTTAACAAATGGTTTTGTGTGTGACCACAACACCACATCTGACATCTCTTATTAAAGATGGGGGAGAGGTTGCAAACTCAAAAAAGCTACGTTTGCTCATTTTTTGATTGTGATGCTAAGTTCAGTAAGTCGTGGAAGCTAGAGGCTCACCTTTGCAAACACACAGGATTGGTAAGTGGCTCTGAACTTGAAGGAGCCAAACAGAATAATGGATAATGAATCAAGACGTATAtcaaaacaggaaatgtttgtttgagtaTTTGTTGATTTCTGTGTCGAATGTTTCCTGAACTTCAGAAACCGTTCTCCTGTGAGAACTGTGACAAGAGCTTTTGCACTCGCTATCAACTCAGCAGACATGAGCTCAGTCACAGTGGGGAGAAACCACACAAGTAAGCCACTGTTTCCCTGTGTGAAAGTATttgataaagtaaaatatattttggtgtTTCTCAAGCTGTTTTTTACTGTTCTGACctgttgtgtttcctgctgTGGTCTCCAGGTGTATGGCTGACGGGTGCTCTGAGGCCTTTGTCACAAACACCAGCATGAAGAACCATATGGCTCGAGTTCACCAGCACCAGGAGAAGCGATACAAGGTATAATCATCTTCTAAGAAATGTCTTGTTTTAGTGTGTTGGTCTCTTCCTGTGTTACCTTTCGTGTCCCTCAGTGTGACCGTCAGGGCTGTGGCAAATATTTCAACAAGAGGAATCAGCTTAAATCCCACAAGGGCGAGCACGATCAGCTTCTGCCTTTTCAGTAAGCAGCTTCACGTCTGACACAAGAATAACAACTCATCTGTCCTTGGGCCATCTCTAATCTGATCTTGTATCTTTTGATACAGTTGTTCTTTCAGTGGCTGCACAAAAGAATTTGCCTCACATGGAAAACTGAAGCATCACAAGAAAATACATGAAGGTTGGTTTGGAGCAGAAAGCttccattctttttttttttttcttcttcttaatgCTGTTACGAATGAGCCCTGACTTTATTTTTTGCTGCAGGTTACCCCTGTGAGGCAGAAGCGTGTCCTTTCCAAGGAAAGACATGGACAGAATATATGAAGcacataaaacaacataaaggTATGAGAGTAAAACTGGGAagtggtttgttttgttgcatttcATATCTTGCTACTCATGCTGTTGAGTCACTGATGACAAATTTATTCTGTTGACATCTGTGTTCTCAGTCAAGCTGCTGTGTGGTGAGTGCAAGAAGCAGTTCAACAACACCTGGTTCCTGCACCAGCACAAGCTGCGTACCCACtctggacagaggaggaagctgtCGTGCCCCAGACAGGGTTGCAACAAAAACTTTACTCGTCGTTTCAACTTGGAGAGTCACGTACTGGGTGACCATGACAGAAAGAAGCCATTTAGCTGTGCCTACGCTGGCTGTGGGAAGAGGTTCGCCATGAAGGCAAGTCTGCACTTAAGTCATTTCACTCAAATCAACCCACTTCCTgctagttgttgttgttgtttaggtTTTAGATGTGCTGCATCCCCAAAACAACAAGGAGTAAAAAGTGCAGATGAATGAAACTAAATTTCAACAATACTAATGGTACTGTTCAGTTACTAGATAATCAAGTTCTTCTACAACTATTTTTACCCAGAGCTATTTTCCACAGAGGAAAGTAAAGTGTAATCTGTTCAGATGATCCTAAATTAGATGTTTTGAAAGACATTTGAGTTTTAAGTAACATTCATTAtatcttctgtctctgtggcatataaatacaaaaatagatCAAGTAAAACAATGTACCTGGTTAGACACCACTAGAAATGAGTTTTTGTAACACTTGATCCATTTAATTGCTTTTGCTAGTGTGACTGGTAACTGGTCTCATTGTTTATCAGGAGAGCCTGTGGCGACATGGAGTGATGCATGACCCAGCAAAGAAAAAGCTGAAGGTAACGTCCttgtaaactttttttttttttttttttttttttaacctgacaattattattattattttttttttaaaggaaattaGACTTTTCTCCCCCATCTTGTCCTTGTATttagtgtttttccttttttcacccTCCCCATACAGAAACTGCATCCTAAAAAGAACCAGCAGGTCACACCGgcagctgcagccaatcaggCAGATGCCAACAAGCTTGCTGCAAAGCTGAAGAACACAACTTTAGGGGATAACAAATCCTGAGgctgcattattattataaatatccACTTGGATGTGTTTGTTAATGTTGCAACAAATTTCAGTTGATTActttatttatgcaaatataaaaataaagcctCGTTAATACAGCACTATACTGACACACTTCCTATTGCTGTCTCTGAGTAACTGAGTGTACGTTTCCATTAACACCCTCCTGCTCTTGTAAACCACACATCTGCCTTCTAATGGTCGATTCACACTGATGGAAGAGCAACAATAAATCCTTTAAAGGAAATGTTTATTAAcaaactcacattcacacatgtatAAAACTCCAGCTGATGGGGcagctggttgccatggtgatgagGCCTAAGGGTAGTTGAGCCCCCCCCCCAGGGTGAGGCAGGTTTTCTAATAAGGCCTGAGGCTTATTCAGCTGGATACAGCGCTGGTGTTGCAGAACATCTTGATTAACGTGATTACAGATCATTATCCTCGATGACAGAGGATCACAGGCTAcctatttcatttttctttaattctaTCTCTACCTGCAACGATGCATCCACCTGAATACAGCCCTGGATTCTACAACTGCCTGGTGAGATGAATACAGCACAGATCGCCTGTTAACAGTTGAAGTACCATGCTCCCCGTGGGAGTGAAGACAACATGACCATATgaacacagcagtgtgtgtgtgagtgcagtcTGTCGAGTGACGTGGCACGATCTGGATCAGTTCCCACCTGGTCAGGACAGGCTTAGTCCTGCTGGGTCTACTACAGTTCTGGATGCTTTTGGTCCTGGATTAAGCCCGGTATGGAGCGATATACAGTAGCGTGTACCAGTTCACTTTGGCCAAGGTCGTTCCCAATATAGAACATTCTGGGTGGAATTAGCGTGGTGCGCAGCCTGCTTATGATCTGGCCCAGCTATACCAGGCTGCCGGGCCAGGAGACCACAGTAAGCGCCACCCGGCTGCGCTGCTCCTTCAGCATGGGCACCAGCGCAGAGTGGCTCATTCCTGCTGTCGAAAGGCCATTGACTGCCACAATCATATCGCCGCACCTAGgacgacacagagagacaagtcAGCACAGAAACATGACAGAGGCTTGAAATACAGTTAAAGGATGattctatataaatatttacttcatcttttccaatgagaaaaataaaacaactcgTGCTGAAACAATTAGTCAATTAATCCACAAATTAACTTACAGTCCACAGAGCAACATAAATATCTCATACCAATCAATTAACTCATTTAACTTTAAGTTCCTGCATCACCTCAAATGTTATCTGATGGTTTTCTTGGTCGTCTATGATAGTAAACAGAATATCTGAGTTTTATACTGTAAAACtaacaaaataaagaacctgCAGACATCCCCTTAGTCTCTGGGGAATTGTAATGGATACGCTTCgctgtttattatattttacataaatgATTCTTgaattaaacaacaaaatagttgtgtgtgatgcatttgcttttatttgtatCATATTAGGACAACAATGCGATCCTGGTACAGATGACATGAGGCTGTACTGACATGATTAAGTCAGATGTGATCAAACAGAattaatattgatttattgGTAGTTGCCTGCAGTTTGACGATAGATAAGATGCTGATAACAGCAAAGGCCACGTCTGTGATGTTTGGTATGaaaagggaagaggggagaaaaacagaGTACAGTAAATACTTTGGTCGATCATTTCTCTTATCAGTCACCAACTGGAGATCACAGTTTATCCGCCTGGCATTATCACTGCTGACACAAAGCCACAGACAATCATGTGAAAGACGACTGATCGCTCACTTGAGGCGCCCGTCGTAGTACGCCGGCGTGCCGAGGACTATGGTCTTGATAAAGAACGCCTGGTTGCCGTGAGTCTCCTCGTAACCACCAACAATGCTGAAGCCCCAGCTGCCAGGATGACTCCTCCGCAGGACGATCTCATGACTACTGTGCAGGTAGCTGCAGGAAAGagtaaaagtggaaaaacaagCGACGGAAAATGTTCAATGATTTTACTTAATTTGTCTTGAGACATTTatagaaataattatttttccagAAGTAACTAAATATTTTTTGATACCTGTaaataacttaaaaaataaagaaattacaaACCTCTGAGATGTCACAATTTTTAGTTAGTTGTCGTAATCTCAATCAAATGAAGTGAAAATAGCTGCAACAACCAATGACAACTAACTAATCAGCCTAATGTCCAGCATAAAACCCCACATTGGCCTATAGTTAATGAGAGTATGTCAAAGaaatcagaaataataaaatgtggcAATATGTTGATTTGTCAGGATTTACAGAATGACTTTGTTCACATTGACATCTGGTCAATTACGTAAAtcctaattattattattaaattttttCTCTCGTGCGTGTTTACCTGGGCAGGCCCAGCCACATGACCCACGACGGGGACCAGTTGGCATCAAAGTCACTGTCATGAGTGTGAGACAGCAGCTCGTCTCGTTCACGTTCTTCCAACATGCTGACCTCCAGCACCCGCAGCTGGACTGAGGGCGAGGCAGCGCTGGCCTTCAAGGTGCCCACTGCCTCGCTGTGACTCAGATACGTTAAGTCCTGCCCGTTTATACTGAGCAGGACGTCACCTGTGGGAGCAAGGTTATCGATGAACTGTGTGGTAAGTAATGTGGCTTTGCACAGTAGTATCTGACCGAGCTGAAGAGCTCACCTCGTTTGATCCGTCCATCCCTCGACAAGCAGCCGTGTGGTTGGACGCTGGTCACAAAGATCGGCAGCTCCCCGCTCTTACTGCCCCTCCCCCCTGCGACAGTCATGCCCAGAGACTCCAGAGGTTCCTTCTTCACAGTGATGTGTTTCTCCTTACAGGTCACACACTGGGAGAGGTCCTGggaatgtaaacacacagaggtgaCACACGCACTAATGAGCCTTGATGCGATAGAGAATGTGTCAACTCAGAGTCAAATATAGAGGAATCTGCTTCCTCTTTGTGCATGACACTCAACatctctgcagaaaaaaaacacacaatccaaCCAATTtctaccaacacacacacacataaatataagtCCCGTCCTCACTCTGTGGGTACTGGTGCGAGACAGGTGCGTGGGCACAGGACTTGGGGTGGAGCTGTGGTTAGGCAGGAAGTGATCAAGGCAGTAGAGGTCTCTGGTGGAGCTTGATTTTGGCGGTGGGGGTGGAGTTGGTTTGCTGGGTCGGCCGATAAGCAGGTGGACTCGCTCTCCACTGGCCTACGGGGTCAGAGTTATCAGAGTCAGTGTTTAAGAatcaaatctgatttatttcGCTTATTTCTCCATTCAAATGTCATTGTGTTTAAAAGAAATCGAGCATGAATGAACCTGTATAATCTGTGCAGCCTGCTCTGGGGTGCCGTGGCGTAGGTCCTGCTCGTTGACTGCCAAAACGCGGTCATTACTCCGCAGTCGGCCATCCTTCGCTGCCAGGCCTCCGTCCAACAGGTCCAACACAAACACCCCTGACTCATCCGTCCGCCGCACCAGCTTGATTCCGAGCTGCTCTGTCGAGTCCCGCTTGTGCAAGGTGAT is from Paralichthys olivaceus isolate ysfri-2021 chromosome 17, ASM2471397v2, whole genome shotgun sequence and encodes:
- the lnx2a gene encoding ligand of Numb protein X 2a isoform X2, giving the protein MLSNFNTRDLFNHFFCETAKGNPGLCQSLMADWQRVLAARAAIQRCPGTRCQQTSVDGPRCESGDERAMVTSPPRSPSSPQTDLRDRTPSPPSGPNNACSNGPMWTDDAGLDNPAFEESTEEDSVVGLECVVPRVKRPLSNPCIHLLRSVSSTSSGWDCPESPPLSAEEGCVKLPSLPEGEITAIEVHRANPYVELGISVVGGNETPLINIVIQEVYRDGVIARDGRLLAGDQILQVNNVDISNVPHSFARSTLARPCTTLQLTVLRERRCASRAPPSSSSSTPAVPHAPCSTPEGAPSSPATLRITLHKRDSTEQLGIKLVRRTDESGVFVLDLLDGGLAAKDGRLRSNDRVLAVNEQDLRHGTPEQAAQIIQASGERVHLLIGRPSKPTPPPPPKSSSTRDLYCLDHFLPNHSSTPSPVPTHLSRTSTHRDLSQCVTCKEKHITVKKEPLESLGMTVAGGRGSKSGELPIFVTSVQPHGCLSRDGRIKRGDVLLSINGQDLTYLSHSEAVGTLKASAASPSVQLRVLEVSMLEERERDELLSHTHDSDFDANWSPSWVMWLGLPSYLHSSHEIVLRRSHPGSWGFSIVGGYEETHGNQAFFIKTIVLGTPAYYDGRLKCGDMIVAVNGLSTAGMSHSALVPMLKEQRSRVALTVVSWPGSLV
- the gtf3ab gene encoding general transcription factor IIIA, b, encoding MGERLQTQKSYVCSFFDCDAKFSKSWKLEAHLCKHTGLKPFSCENCDKSFCTRYQLSRHELSHSGEKPHKCMADGCSEAFVTNTSMKNHMARVHQHQEKRYKCDRQGCGKYFNKRNQLKSHKGEHDQLLPFHCSFSGCTKEFASHGKLKHHKKIHEGYPCEAEACPFQGKTWTEYMKHIKQHKVKLLCGECKKQFNNTWFLHQHKLRTHSGQRRKLSCPRQGCNKNFTRRFNLESHVLGDHDRKKPFSCAYAGCGKRFAMKESLWRHGVMHDPAKKKLKKLHPKKNQQVTPAAAANQADANKLAAKLKNTTLGDNKS
- the lnx2a gene encoding ligand of Numb protein X 2a isoform X3, producing MLSNFNTRDLFNHFFCETAKGNPGLWCPGTRCQQTSVDGPRCESGDERAMVTSPPRSPSSPQTDLRDRTPSPPSGPNNACSNGPMWTDDAGLDNPAFEESTEEDSVVGLECVVPRVKRPLSNPCIHLLRSVSSTSSGWDCPESPPLSAEEGCVKLPSLPEGEITAIEVHRANPYVELGISVVGGNETPLINIVIQEVYRDGVIARDGRLLAGDQILQVNNVDISNVPHSFARSTLARPCTTLQLTVLRERRCASRAPPSSSSSTPAVPHAPCSTPEGAPSSPATLRITLHKRDSTEQLGIKLVRRTDESGVFVLDLLDGGLAAKDGRLRSNDRVLAVNEQDLRHGTPEQAAQIIQASGERVHLLIGRPSKPTPPPPPKSSSTRDLYCLDHFLPNHSSTPSPVPTHLSRTSTHRDLSQCVTCKEKHITVKKEPLESLGMTVAGGRGSKSGELPIFVTSVQPHGCLSRDGRIKRGDVLLSINGQDLTYLSHSEAVGTLKASAASPSVQLRVLEVSMLEERERDELLSHTHDSDFDANWSPSWVMWLGLPSYLHSSHEIVLRRSHPGSWGFSIVGGYEETHGNQAFFIKTIVLGTPAYYDGRLKCGDMIVAVNGLSTAGMSHSALVPMLKEQRSRVALTVVSWPGSLV